The genomic window CTGAAACTGTTCACGAACGGAACGGTTGAGCCCGCGGCACAGCCGCAACTGCTCCTGGGCGTCGATCGCAACGCTCAGTACAGTGCCGACTGCTTCGAGCTCATGCCGGGCGAGGTGATGCTGTGTGTCACCGATGGCGTGACCGAACGCCGCAGAGGAAAGCAGCAGTTCGACGACGATGGCAGCCTGGCTCAAACTCTGTCCCAGTGCAGTGCAATGAGCGCGATGGCCGTGGCGAACCATGTGCGCCAGGCCGTACACGACTTCGGTACTGAGCCCGTCGAGGACGACCTTGCGGTGCTGGTACTGAAGGCGTTGCCGCCGATGGGGATGGTGAAGCTTCCCCGTAGCCGCATACCCAGTGACTGACTCGCGGCACGGCCTACGCTTCTGCCCTGCCGGCGCCTCCTCCTGTCGCGCATACCAATGTCCCGCCCCGCAGTCATGCCCGTGCGAACCCGGAGCCGAAGCGTATTCGGCACTTCTGTGAGACAGGAAAGGCACCCACGGTGGATCATGCAGAAGGTGGCGCATGGTCATGCCTTGGCGGCTGTGGGGACTCCCGGCGCTCTGTCGCATCGGTGGGGGATGCATGCTTCGATGGCCCCTCTTGCAAGCGGGTGAGAAGCACCTCTGCGTGCTGCACCGCCAGGACGCGTGCATCATGCGTCGACCCGCTCCAGGACGAGGCGTGCGGCATGTACGCACCCCATGTGACGAGCCTGTCGTTCACTGCGGCCGGGGTCGACACCACGAATCCGTCTCCCCGCTGTTGCGAGCGCGGGGATCTCACTGCTCATCGAGGAATATGGAAGAAGTCCGTCGATAATCGTCGTACGTGCTTCTTGCCTGGCGCAGCGGTGATCGCAGCTGTTCATGGCCACCCCGTATCTGTGACTTGCCAAGGGTGTGCGCCTTTGACAGAGCAGAATATGAGGCGGGACGGCATGAGCAAACCGCAGTTGTCCGAGATGCAACGCATCCCTGCAGCCGACGGGCCAGGCCAACGGCGCAGGGCATCAATTTGCAGACTTCCCGAAACCGGTTGCGAACAAGACAACGCCCATTGTTGCCATTGGGCCCGGCTTCCTAGCCTGAGCCTTCGACCAGTTGACAAGTGGCTGCGACGGAGGAGATGACCGCGGTGGACAGCACTTTGGTAGAGACAGTCTCGGAGCGAGTCGAAATCTGGATCGAAGGTGGCCACGAGTCTCTTCTCCATGCTCGAACGGCCTGCCGCCGCCTCACCCGGAACGCCGGGTGGCCGCCAGAGGCTCAAGGGGACCTGGCCCTGGTGGTGTCCGAGTTGGTGACGAATGCCTGCCGGCACTCATCGGGTCCCTGTCGGATGAGCCTCGAAGCATCAGGGCACGCGGCGGTGGTTGAGATATGGGACAGCGATCCACACATACCCGATCTGCCTTCCACGTCCAGTGCTCCGCCCTCGGAAACGGCCCTGGCCTGCGGTGGCTACGGACTCGGTATCGTAGTCTCCTTGTGCAAATGCCTTGATTTCTTTCCACAGCAGGTCGGCGGCAAGACCGTTCGCGCCGTTGTCGTTCCCTAGCGGCCCAGCGATGCCGTCTGCTCCCGCCGTCCCCGGCGGCTGCCTGGGGGGAGACCTACACACAGCCACGCCTGGTCGAGGCCTTGCCGAGCCCTCACACGAGGTCATCAGCCACGCACACGAGTAGTCGATGCCGTCGCGCGTGTAATGGCAGCTGCCACATTGGCGGGGCCGGTGCGTGTCTCATCCGTCGCTACCGGCTCTGACGGCATTCAGGGCATGAATCGCGACCTGGAGGGACAGGCAGGTGCGGGGTTCGTTGAGGTCGACGGCGAGGATTCGCTGCACGCGCTCGAGTTTGTCGTACATCGAGGGTCGCGACATGTGTGCGGCTTCGGCTGCGGCTGTCTTGTTGCGGCCTTGGTCCAGGTAGTACGCCAGAGCCACGGTGAGGTGGGTGCTGTGCCTGGCGTCGTGGTCAAGCAGTGGCCCCAGTTCGTTCTCGATGTACCGGTGCACGCGGCTGTCGTCGCGCAGCGAGTGCAGCAGGCCGGGCAGGTGCAAGTCCTGCGCTGTGGCATAGGGGGTGCCCTCGGTCTGCGGCCCGGTGTGAGGGCGGATGTGCAGGAAGACTCCGGCTGTCTCCAGGGCTGCGCTGAGGCTGTCGCGGGCCTGCTGCGCCGACTCCACGGCCGGGCCGGCCCCGATGACCAGCTGGGCCTCGAGGGCGTCACGATCCCCGTCTCTTTTCGACTGCGGGAGGATCAGGCGTGCCTGCTGGCGCAGGATCAGGGAGAAGGACTTGAGGACCTTGTCCTCGTTGTCATGCGGATCCAGGGAGAGAAGGAGCGCGATGGTGCCCGTGTGGACGGCTGCGACCAGAGCGGGTGTGCCGGTGCGGCGGATGGCGGTGACCGCCAGGTGCTCCAGATGTCGGTCCTCCTGTACTGGCACAGGCTTGCTCGTGCTGGGGTGTTGCACCACGGCACCCACCAGCCGGCGGCGCTGCATGGGTACACCGGCGGCGTGGGCTCGCAGGGCGAGCTCTTGGCCGGTCAGCGAGTGCGTCAGCACACTGCGGAGCAGATCGGCGTGCGCCTGGCGCTCCGCGCGTTCCTCATTGCCGCCCACGAGTTGGTTCAGGGCCAGCGCGTCGGCTGCGCGTTGCATGACCAGGCGGGTGAGTTCGGGGCCCGCCCCGCCCTCCCATGTCTGCCGGCGGTGGGCGTGGGGAGTGGCGGGGAGCATGAGGAGCCGGCCCCATGTCTGTCCCCGGGCGCCGACGTCCTCGATCAGCCAGCTCGAGTGTTCGTCGTGGCCGGTGGGGGAGGAGGGCCGTACCCGGCGCGATCGTTCCTCCCAGTCGGCCAGTAGATCGGAAGGGGATTGATCGGCAGATGCGTAGGAGAGGACCTGATGGCCCAGGTTCTCCAGAACGACAGGACGCTGTGACAGCTCCGCGGCGTGATGGACCACTGCCCAGTGACCGGCTCCCTCGACGGTGAGCTCATTGAACGTACGGTGAATGGTGTCGGCGGCAGCCAGCGCCGTGACCCTACGGTTCAGGAGCACGCTGTTGATGTGCTGGGCGAGTGTGCTGAGCTGGGCGGCTTGGCCCAATGCCACCAGAGGTAGCTGGTAGTGATCGGCAGCTTGTGCCAGGGGCGGGGGCAGGGCGGATACGTAGCGCGGTCCCAGGAGGACGAATACCGCTGAGACGTCTACCTCTCTCAGCTTCTTGACGAGGCGCCTCAGTCCCACGCTGTCGTCGGGAAGGGTGACGCCGCAGGTGAGAATCACGCGGTGCGGCGTCGGGATCTGCCCCGTTTCAGTGATCTCGGTCGCTTCCACCCACTCGGCTGTCCGGGAAAGCGAGTTCTGTCCGGCCACCACGACAGGCCCTGTGCGGGCCACCACGTCGATCGTGAGAAGGTCCGCCACCGTCGGCGTCGTGCTGGACTTGTCTTGCTCGTTCAGCGGATTGACTCCCTTTGCTCGCAGGGGTCATGGCCGGGCACGTGGATGTCTCTTGTCGTGATCCAGGTCGTCCCTTGCGTGGCCGCTCCCCAGGTGGCCTACCGTAAGAATCCCCCAGGGCGCTTCCAACGGGGGTTGCCGAGGTTGCAACCGCGATAGGCGATCCTCAGGGCTGTGGTCAGTCGCTGTTGCTCCTTCGAGCGTGATCGGTTGATTCCGCAGGTGATGAACGCGCGCGGGTTGACGGCAACTTCGCAGGCGGGCTTGACTGCCGGCCTCACGGCCCACCGCGGGAGGCCGAGGGACGGCGTTGCCAAGGACTGCAACTCGAAGGTCCGGCTCAGCCCTTGACCGTTACCGGGGGCGCCGTGCTGAGTCGTTCGGCGCGGTGAGGCACGCAACGGTTCTGCTTACCGCTGCGGGGTGCTGGCCTCCTCGGCCTGATCTGCCGGATGCAACCTGGATGCACTGGCATACCCCAGGGCGTGAGAGAGCTGCGCCGCACATCGGACGGTGAGCCGACCCGCGGCATCGAGCTGGTGCTGCAGCCGACTGCTCGGAGCGCCGATGTTCACGGCAGCCACCAGGCGGCCTCGGAAATCGCGCACTGGCGCCGAGACCCCCACCAGGCCTTCCTCCAGCTCATCCTCGACCTT from Streptomyces formicae includes these protein-coding regions:
- a CDS encoding ATP-binding protein codes for the protein MTAVDSTLVETVSERVEIWIEGGHESLLHARTACRRLTRNAGWPPEAQGDLALVVSELVTNACRHSSGPCRMSLEASGHAAVVEIWDSDPHIPDLPSTSSAPPSETALACGGYGLGIVVSLCKCLDFFPQQVGGKTVRAVVVP
- a CDS encoding PucR family transcriptional regulator, with amino-acid sequence MADLLTIDVVARTGPVVVAGQNSLSRTAEWVEATEITETGQIPTPHRVILTCGVTLPDDSVGLRRLVKKLREVDVSAVFVLLGPRYVSALPPPLAQAADHYQLPLVALGQAAQLSTLAQHINSVLLNRRVTALAAADTIHRTFNELTVEGAGHWAVVHHAAELSQRPVVLENLGHQVLSYASADQSPSDLLADWEERSRRVRPSSPTGHDEHSSWLIEDVGARGQTWGRLLMLPATPHAHRRQTWEGGAGPELTRLVMQRAADALALNQLVGGNEERAERQAHADLLRSVLTHSLTGQELALRAHAAGVPMQRRRLVGAVVQHPSTSKPVPVQEDRHLEHLAVTAIRRTGTPALVAAVHTGTIALLLSLDPHDNEDKVLKSFSLILRQQARLILPQSKRDGDRDALEAQLVIGAGPAVESAQQARDSLSAALETAGVFLHIRPHTGPQTEGTPYATAQDLHLPGLLHSLRDDSRVHRYIENELGPLLDHDARHSTHLTVALAYYLDQGRNKTAAAEAAHMSRPSMYDKLERVQRILAVDLNEPRTCLSLQVAIHALNAVRAGSDG